The following proteins are encoded in a genomic region of Primulina huaijiensis isolate GDHJ02 chromosome 3, ASM1229523v2, whole genome shotgun sequence:
- the LOC140973679 gene encoding homeobox-leucine zipper protein HDG11-like isoform X1 — translation MHSAEGGSGSGDKETSNSQKGKIQYRRHSEQKIQRLEAFFKECPHPDENQRQQLSRELSLDPMQIKFWFQNKRTQTKAQNDRAENNALRSENERFRSENLAMQEVLRKGLCQSCIDSTLGEEEKHSVLQRLKIENVLLTEEHRRLIDKQKLAIPPPGIGSFLETPGNLSVGDEMGVTAALDREQTPWKLQDPTSQLHLSEIEKVEKSLIIGIAASAMDELVELLHLKEPVWIKSATDGRSLIHHDSYYKLFPKANHLKTASARIESSKDSGMVAVAATHLIEMLLDSNKWKDLFPTIINEAGTIEVIDTGEFGGSLNLMYGKIHVLSPLVAPREFNFIRYCRQLNSRTWILVDVSYDFIKQFEDAAPTNPRKFPSGCMIEDISNGKSNITWIEHVEVDDKSLTHRLYRDLLCNCQAYGATRWVVTLQRMCERIAFSVGRTMTHKHALEGVIGLPEGRRNLMNLCHRMVKNFCEELSFSDRLDFSHSSASNNSGVRVSLHRSTVQGMPNGLILSAATSLWLPLSYETLFDFFKDEKNRAQWDALSNGNISNEIAHISTGTHPGNCVSIIQQPYVPEESNMLILQESCIDPLGAMVIYAPIELPSVIAAVNGENMAKIPILPSGFVISTDGCTDDGVGASSSSSKSRSRGSLLTVAFQILMCYGTRPRELNMETISNVHALLSTTIQKIKTALDCSDVE, via the exons ATGCATTCTGCTGAAGGAGGAAGTGGATCAGGTGACAAAGAAACCTCCAACTCGCAAAAGGGGAAGATACAATATCGACGGCACTCTGAGCAAAAAATTCAGCGGCTGGAAgc TTTTTTTAAGGAATGCCCCCACCCAGATGAGAACCAAAGGCAGCAATTGAGCAGGGAACTAAGTCTCGACCCTATGCAAATAAAGTtctggtttcaaaataaaaggaCTCAGACAAAG gcGCAAAATGATAGAGCTGAAAACAATGCCCTCCGGTCTGAAAATGAAAGATTTCGCAGCGAGAATCTCGCAATGCAGGAGGTACTAAGAAAGGGCCTTTGTCAGTCTTGTATAGATTCAACTCTTGGGGAAGAAGAGAAACATAGTGTGTTACAGAGGTTGAAGATAGAAAATGTACTATTGACAGAAGAG CATAGACGCTTGATTGACAAGCAAAAACTAGCCATTCCTCCTCCTGGAATTGGGTCCTTTTTAGAGACGCCTGGAAATCTTTCAGTTGGTGACGAAATGGGTGTCACTGCTGCTCTTGATCGTGAACAAACGCCATGGAAATTACAGGATCCGACATCACAGCTGCACTTAAGTGAAATAGAGAAGGTCGAAAAATCTCTCATTATTGGGATAGCTGCTTCTGCCATGGATGAGCTTGTGGAGCTTTTACACCTGAAAGAGCCTGTGTGGATCAAGTCTGCCACAGATGGGAGATCTCTTATACATCACGATAGTTATTATAAGCTTTTTCCAAAGGCAAATCATTTGAAAACTGCAAGTGCTCGGATTGAATCTTCAAAAGATTCAGGCATGGTGGCAGTTGCTGCAACACATTTAATTGAAATGCTTCTTGATTCG AATAAATGGAAGGATTTATTTCCTACTATTATCAACGAAGCAGGGACCATTGAAGTGATTGATACTGGAGAGTTTGGTGGCTCTCTGAATTTG ATGTATGGAAAAATACACGTTTTGTCACCTCTTGTGGCTCCTCGGGAATTCAATTTTATTCGCTACTGCCGACAGCTTAACTCAAGAACTTGGATTCTGGTCGATGTATCCTATGATTTCATCAAACAGTTTGAAGATGCCGCTCCAACTAACCCTCGGAAGTTTCCTTCGGGATGTATGATTGAAGATATTTCAAATGGAAAATCTAAT ATTACATGGATTGAGCATGTCGAAGTGGACGATAAATCATTGACCCATCGCTTGTATAGAGATTTATTATGTAATTGTCAAGCGTATGGAGCTACAAGGTGGGTTGTTACCCTTCAAAGGATGTGCGAGAGGATTGCATTCTCAGTGGGGCGAACTATGACACATAAGCATGCCCTTGAAGGGG TTATTGGCTTGCCTGAAGGCCGAAGGAACTTGATGAATCTTTGCCATAGAATGGTCAAGAATTTTTGTGAAGAATTGAGCTTTTCAGATAGACTAGATTTTTCCCACTCGTCAGCATCGAATAACAGTGGAGTGCGGGTCTCGCTCCATAGAAGCACTGTACAAGGGATGCCTAATGGTCTGATTTTGAGTGCTGCGACCTCTCTTTGGCTTCCCCTTTCATATGAAACTCTCTTTGATTTCTTCAAAGATGAGAAAAATAGAGCTCAG TGGGATGCCCTGTCTAATGGAAATATTTCCAATGAGATTGCACACATCTCAACTGGGACGCATCCTGGAAATTGTGTCTCCATCATTCAG CAGCCATATGTACCCGAAGAGAGCAACATGTTGATTCTGCAAGAGAGTTGCATTGACCCTCTCGGAGCGATGGTGATATATGCCCCAATAGAATTACCATCTGTCATTGCTGCTGTGAATGGAGAGAACATGGCCAAGATTCCAATACTTCCATCTGGTTTCGTTATTTCTACGGATGGTTGTACTGATGATGGAGTTGGAGCGTCTTCCAGTTCGAGTAAGAGCAGATCCAGAGGTTCACTCTTGACTGTTGcttttcaaatattaatgtGCTACGGCACACGCCCAAGGGAACTGAATATGGAGACTATATCTAATGTGCATGCCCTTTTGAGCACAACAATTCAGAAGATAAAGACGGCTCTCGATTGTTCAGATGTGGAGTGA
- the LOC140973679 gene encoding homeobox-leucine zipper protein ROC8-like isoform X2, protein MHSAEGGSGSGDKETSNSQKGKIQYRRHSEQKIQRLEAFFKECPHPDENQRQQLSRELSLDPMQIKFWFQNKRTQTKAQNDRAENNALRSENERFRSENLAMQEVLRKGLCQSCIDSTLGEEEKHSVLQRLKIENVLLTEEHRRLIDKQKLAIPPPGIGSFLETPGNLSVGDEMGVTAALDREQTPWKLQDPTSQLHLSEIEKVEKSLIIGIAASAMDELVELLHLKEPVWIKSATDGRSLIHHDSYYKLFPKANHLKTASARIESSKDSGMVAVAATHLIEMLLDSNKWKDLFPTIINEAGTIEVIDTGEFGGSLNLMYGKIHVLSPLVAPREFNFIRYCRQLNSRTWILVDVSYDFIKQFEDAAPTNPRKFPSGCMIEDISNGKSNITWIEHVEVDDKSLTHRLYRDLLCNCQAYGATRWVVTLQRMCERIAFSVGRTMTHKHALEGVIGLPEGRRNLMNLCHRMVKNFCEELSFSDRLDFSHSSASNNSGVRVSLHRSTVQGMPNGLILSAATSLWLPLSYETLFDFFKDEKNRAQWDALSNGNISNEIAHISTGTHPGNCVSIIQPYVPEESNMLILQESCIDPLGAMVIYAPIELPSVIAAVNGENMAKIPILPSGFVISTDGCTDDGVGASSSSSKSRSRGSLLTVAFQILMCYGTRPRELNMETISNVHALLSTTIQKIKTALDCSDVE, encoded by the exons ATGCATTCTGCTGAAGGAGGAAGTGGATCAGGTGACAAAGAAACCTCCAACTCGCAAAAGGGGAAGATACAATATCGACGGCACTCTGAGCAAAAAATTCAGCGGCTGGAAgc TTTTTTTAAGGAATGCCCCCACCCAGATGAGAACCAAAGGCAGCAATTGAGCAGGGAACTAAGTCTCGACCCTATGCAAATAAAGTtctggtttcaaaataaaaggaCTCAGACAAAG gcGCAAAATGATAGAGCTGAAAACAATGCCCTCCGGTCTGAAAATGAAAGATTTCGCAGCGAGAATCTCGCAATGCAGGAGGTACTAAGAAAGGGCCTTTGTCAGTCTTGTATAGATTCAACTCTTGGGGAAGAAGAGAAACATAGTGTGTTACAGAGGTTGAAGATAGAAAATGTACTATTGACAGAAGAG CATAGACGCTTGATTGACAAGCAAAAACTAGCCATTCCTCCTCCTGGAATTGGGTCCTTTTTAGAGACGCCTGGAAATCTTTCAGTTGGTGACGAAATGGGTGTCACTGCTGCTCTTGATCGTGAACAAACGCCATGGAAATTACAGGATCCGACATCACAGCTGCACTTAAGTGAAATAGAGAAGGTCGAAAAATCTCTCATTATTGGGATAGCTGCTTCTGCCATGGATGAGCTTGTGGAGCTTTTACACCTGAAAGAGCCTGTGTGGATCAAGTCTGCCACAGATGGGAGATCTCTTATACATCACGATAGTTATTATAAGCTTTTTCCAAAGGCAAATCATTTGAAAACTGCAAGTGCTCGGATTGAATCTTCAAAAGATTCAGGCATGGTGGCAGTTGCTGCAACACATTTAATTGAAATGCTTCTTGATTCG AATAAATGGAAGGATTTATTTCCTACTATTATCAACGAAGCAGGGACCATTGAAGTGATTGATACTGGAGAGTTTGGTGGCTCTCTGAATTTG ATGTATGGAAAAATACACGTTTTGTCACCTCTTGTGGCTCCTCGGGAATTCAATTTTATTCGCTACTGCCGACAGCTTAACTCAAGAACTTGGATTCTGGTCGATGTATCCTATGATTTCATCAAACAGTTTGAAGATGCCGCTCCAACTAACCCTCGGAAGTTTCCTTCGGGATGTATGATTGAAGATATTTCAAATGGAAAATCTAAT ATTACATGGATTGAGCATGTCGAAGTGGACGATAAATCATTGACCCATCGCTTGTATAGAGATTTATTATGTAATTGTCAAGCGTATGGAGCTACAAGGTGGGTTGTTACCCTTCAAAGGATGTGCGAGAGGATTGCATTCTCAGTGGGGCGAACTATGACACATAAGCATGCCCTTGAAGGGG TTATTGGCTTGCCTGAAGGCCGAAGGAACTTGATGAATCTTTGCCATAGAATGGTCAAGAATTTTTGTGAAGAATTGAGCTTTTCAGATAGACTAGATTTTTCCCACTCGTCAGCATCGAATAACAGTGGAGTGCGGGTCTCGCTCCATAGAAGCACTGTACAAGGGATGCCTAATGGTCTGATTTTGAGTGCTGCGACCTCTCTTTGGCTTCCCCTTTCATATGAAACTCTCTTTGATTTCTTCAAAGATGAGAAAAATAGAGCTCAG TGGGATGCCCTGTCTAATGGAAATATTTCCAATGAGATTGCACACATCTCAACTGGGACGCATCCTGGAAATTGTGTCTCCATCATTCAG CCATATGTACCCGAAGAGAGCAACATGTTGATTCTGCAAGAGAGTTGCATTGACCCTCTCGGAGCGATGGTGATATATGCCCCAATAGAATTACCATCTGTCATTGCTGCTGTGAATGGAGAGAACATGGCCAAGATTCCAATACTTCCATCTGGTTTCGTTATTTCTACGGATGGTTGTACTGATGATGGAGTTGGAGCGTCTTCCAGTTCGAGTAAGAGCAGATCCAGAGGTTCACTCTTGACTGTTGcttttcaaatattaatgtGCTACGGCACACGCCCAAGGGAACTGAATATGGAGACTATATCTAATGTGCATGCCCTTTTGAGCACAACAATTCAGAAGATAAAGACGGCTCTCGATTGTTCAGATGTGGAGTGA
- the LOC140973681 gene encoding sufE-like protein 1, chloroplastic/mitochondrial → MIQKKFITSLFKALLQNHGPRKLSVHSKSQFGIRNRNLMSIFSRIPYSPLFHHSNTQISNTIIASPLLSSPPHKLSFFNPVTMQRIHTKNPKFSAPPSSSSPSVSLQPVEELPPKLQEIVNLFRGVQEPKAKYEQLLFYGRNLNPLESQYKTSDNKVQGCVSQVWVRAYLDSDKNVIFEADSDSVLTKGLAALLVQGLSGRPVDEIVRVSPDFVVLLGLQQSLTASRNNGFLNMLKLMQKKALQLYVEAEKAGNSTGEEFGKGSLENSDLESNDGARDDGSKSSETFTGINNDSGNGSLLGSRGIRIKEMMEKELRPLELEVEDISYQHAGHSGFRGSDAETHFNVKVVSEEFEGKSLVKRHRLIYSLLQEELQGGLHALSIVANTPAEVGTP, encoded by the coding sequence ATGATACAAAAGAAATTCATTACATCCTTGTTCAAAGCCTTGCTGCAAAATCACGGCCCAAGAAAATTATCTGTGCATTCAAAGTCGCAATTCGGCATCAGAAATCGAAATCTCATGTCAATTTTCAGCAGAATCCCATACTCCCCCCTCTTCCACCACTCAAACACCCAAATTTCTAATACAATAATAGCCTCACCTTTGTTATCGTCGCCACCCCATAAATTGTCCTTCTTTAATCCCGTTACTATGCAAAGAATACATACCAAAAACCCCAAATTTTCTGCTCCGCCGTCTTCATCTTCGCCTTCGGTTTCTCTTCAACCCGTTGAGGAGCTCCCACCTAAGCTACAAGAAATTGTCAATCTTTTCCGGGGAGTTCAAGAACCAAAGGCCAAGTATGAACAGTTGTTATTCTATGGAAGAAATCTGAACCCTTTGGAATCTCAGTACAAAACCAGTGATAACAAGGTGCAAGGTTGTGTTTCTCAGGTGTGGGTCAGAGCATACCTTGATAGTGATAAAAATGTTATCTTTGAGGCCGATTCTGATTCAGTTCTCACTAAAGGGCTCGCTGCCCTTCTAGTTCAAGGTCTATCGGGCCGGCCCGTGGATGAGATTGTGAGGGTATCACCTGATTTTGTGGTGCTTTTGGGATTGCAACAGAGTTTAACTGCTTCTCGGAATAATGGGTTCTTGAATATGTTGAAACTGATGCAAAAGAAGGCTTTGCAGCTGTATGTTGAAGCTGAGAAGGCTGGAAATTCAACCGGTGAAGAATTTGGAAAAGGATCTCTTGAAAATTCAGATTTGGAATCGAATGATGGTGCCAGAGATGATGGATCGAAATCTAGCGAGACTTTTACTGGTATTAATAATGACTCAGGCAATGGAAGTTTGTTGGGCAGTAGAGGGATTCGGATTAAAGAGATGATGGAGAAAGAGCTCCGTCCCTTAGAATTGGAAGTTGAGGATATATCTTATCAGCATGCCGGACATTCAGGGTTTCGAGGAAGTGACGCAGAGACACATTTCAATGTAAAAGTGGTTTCTGAAGAATTTGAAGGGAAAAGTTTGGTTAAGAGGCACAGATTGATTTACAGCTTGTTGCAAGAAGAGTTACAGGGTGGATTACATGCTTTGTCAATTGTGGCAAATACGCCAGCCGAAGTTGGCACTCCATGA
- the LOC140973680 gene encoding uncharacterized protein has product MLPAPLLNMISKPTTWRRRRFPVQRLLLLIALFATLGIVILGIKSVDPSSPIPGNNNTLGISALNMTINFVKQINITKKCATVEEMGEIFGRGYAEESLRVRRIIQAHFALNGALTVRELPQHQFCKHGFVIGKASEAGLGNEMYKILTAAAVSVMLNRSLIIGQTRGKYPFGDYISYSNQTFTMKEVKHLWRKNHCLAKYGRHLTMRIDDFQKPALTNVLCSNWRKWQEPIIWFQNATDAVAAQFFLKNVHPEMREASSYLFGSPEDLQHRANVFGELMRILIFPSKNIERAVNWALNGSQDPDIVLHMRMMMNRSVRARQAALDCVKKTANDISMIPRPKLVLVTDTPSLVKDIVPILEEFTEVVHFDYKNFELNISGNNQLNSSSFRVKDWGPAPRWVAFVDFFLASRAKYAVISGAHRRVGTTYIQLIAELAAAYRLDENTSSHSVLRFFSSFQSTLLSEGLKNQVGWGHVWNRFAGPLSCRSRSNQCALTPILAPAWWDGLWQSPIPRDIRRMEAYGIKLSGFGTFYDDYLNHFCRTRKTPVVSVPLI; this is encoded by the exons ATGTTACCTGCGCCGCTGTTGAATATGATCTCAAAGCCGACGACATGGCGCCGCCGTCGATTTCCCGTGCAGCGTCTTCTCCTCCTGATTGCATTGTTCGCCACTCTGGGCATTGTGATTCTCGGTATAAAGTCCGTTGATCCATCTTCGCCGATTCCTGGTAACAATAACACTCTAGGAATCTCTGCCTTGAATATGACgataaattttgtgaaacaaattaACATTACAAAGAAATGCGCGACGGTTGAAGAAATGGGTGAGATCTTCGGCAGAGGATATGCCGAGGAAAGTCTTAGAGTGAGAAGAATCATTCAAGCTCACTTCGCTCTTAATG GTGCTTTAACAGTGAGAGAACTTCCTCAACATCAATTCTGCAAGCATGGTTTTGTTATTGGAAAGGCGTCAGAAGCCGGCTTGGGTAATGAAATGTACAAGATCTTAACTGCTGCTGCCGTTAGTGTGATGTTGAACAGATCACTGATAATTGGGCAAACCAG GGGTAAATACCCTTTCGGTGATTACATCTCTTATTCCAACCAAACCTTTACAATGAAAGAAGTAAAGCATCTGTGGAGAAAGAATCATTGTCTGGCAAAGTATGGGAGGCATCTTACAATGAGGATTGATGATTTTCAGAAGCCAGCATTGACAAATGTTCTCTGCAGTAATTGGAGGAAATGGCAAGAACCAATCATATG GTTTCAAAATGCTACAGATGCTGTGGCTGCACAGTTTTTCTTAAAGAACGTACATCCTGAAATGAGGGAAGCATCCTCTTATCTATTTGGGAGCCCAGAAGATCTTCAACACAGGGCTAATGTGTTCGGAGAATTAATGAGGATTTTAATCTTTCCTTCCAAAAATATTGAGCGGGCAGTAAATTGGGCTCTTAATGGCAGTCAGGATCCTGATATTGTACTGCACATGCGGATGATGATGAATAG GTCAGTGAGAGCAAGACAAGCAGCCTTGGACTGTGTGAAAAAAACTGCTAATGATATTTCAATGATTCCGAGACCTAAGTTGGTTTTGGTTACAGATACCCCTTCTCTGGTGAAAGACATCGTACCAATTTTAGAGGAATTTACGGAA GTTGTTCATTTTGATTACAAAAATTTCGAGTTAAATATTTCTGGTAACAATCAGTTAAACAGCTCATCTTTTAGAGTAAAGGACTGGGGTCCAGCACCCAGATGGGTAGCCTTCGTTGATTTTTTTCTGGCATCACGTGCTAAATATGCTGTAATTTCTGGAGCTCATCGACGGGTTGGGACAACCTATATTCAATTGATTGCAGAACTTGCAGCTGCTTATAGACTAG ATGAAAATACCTCTAGCCATTCTGTCCTTAGATTCTTTAGCAGCTTCCAAAGTACTTTGCTTTCAGAGGGTTTGAAGAATCAGGTTGGATGGGGGCATGTATGGAACAGATTTGCTGGTCCACTAAGTTGTCGCAGCCGCTCCAATCAATGTGCTTTAACGCCTATTCTTGCCCCTGCTTGGTGGGATGGACTTTGGCAATCCCCTATTCCACGTGACATACGGAGGATGGAAGCATATGGCATCAAGCTCTCGGGGTTTGGAACATTTTATGATGACTACCTAAATCACTTTTGTCGCACGAGGAAGACTCCGGTGGTTTCTGTCCCTCTTATTTGA